The sequence aaaaaaaaatgcaGTAAACTCCATCTAAATTGAGCCGGTTTAGTTCTAGATTAAGTACAGAAATCCGTTACACATAATTGATGATAAGAGAACTGATTTAAGGATGAGGGGCCTACCATCTCCTCCTCTACATATGACAGCTCTAGAGTCCCCAACATTTGCAACGAGCAAACGATCACCAACAAGGACAGCTGTTGATGCAGTTGAACCCGCCTCTCGGTTCTGGCTGTTCTCAGATTTCAAAAATTCTGCGTCCGTGTGGTTGTATGCATCAGCTGAAGGTAACAGCACAGATGAATTTCATAAGCCAAATATTATTGTTCTCTAAAAGCTCTTTCATAGTACAAAATGCAAATCAGCACCACCTATAGCTGATTTTGTATCGGTAATGAACTTTGGATGCCTGAGTAAGTTGCTGAAGAGGTTTTGTTTAACATACTCTGCTACTTGGGCACCGCCATGACCTACATAACCACTCATCAAAGCATCAAAGTCTAACGTTAGGATATTGAATGTATAAGCAACTCTCCACGAGAGAAATTTACCCTAGAAAAGGATTGAAAGAAGCAAGTTAATGAATGGGTTTTCTATGTCAGTTTTACCAAAAATttgcaaatacaaaaaaaaaaaaagataagacattCTAAACATAACAAAGACAACAAAATACTGCAGAAATTTTACCATCAAAGACCCCAAACAAGCCAACAATTTCTCCATCAACGCTGTCAATTCGCGTCTCATAGAAGTCTTCCATCGAAGATCTTTTCCCCGGACAGCTTGCATACCCATAACCAAACTTCCCATCTTGACTGTCTTGAAAGAAATAAGCATGAGTTTTAATGTTAGATTGACACGCAAGAGTAGGATGTTTCTTTACAGCCTACTTTAGGCAACATATTCAACTGCAGATTCAAGAACCACAATTAACAGATAGGAAGCAGTTCTATGAGTTTATTCAGCGTAAAAGAACCATGTTTCCCATGTAAGTTCACACATCCATATCTGACGAACCATCTCATAACTTGTTTGTCAATTATTAAGGATCTAACTTATATTGAATTATTAAGGAATAAACGACTgtttatacataaaaaataaataaataaataaatctcttccAATAACTAGCTAGTTTGTCTTCGAATTAGAACTCAAAATATATGAAGCGAATGCTAGCATAAGATCAGCTCGAAAATCgcacgagatacgaaacataaACAAATCTAGAAAAGAATATCGTAAGCCTTAATACGACTTCACAAGGAATAAACGAACGAGACCTGAGTCCTCCCCCGCTGACCGGAGCACCGTCTGCTTGAAGCCCACTGATGGAGTTCAAATACCCCATCTTCCCTCCGAAATATTCGCCCCCCAAACAAAGATCAAAGTGAGGGAAGATCCCACCGAAACCACCGAAACAAGAAGGCCGATCCAATCAGCCTGGAAAGAAACCCATGCCCGATTTCCTCACACTCGAATCAGCCGTCGATCCCCACCGCGACCAAATTCACCCCCTGCAATCGACATCCGA comes from Musa acuminata AAA Group cultivar baxijiao unplaced genomic scaffold, Cavendish_Baxijiao_AAA HiC_scaffold_1072, whole genome shotgun sequence and encodes:
- the LOC135666093 gene encoding probable protein phosphatase 2C 59 isoform X1, yielding MGYLNSISGLQADGAPVSGGGLSQDGKFGYGYASCPGKRSSMEDFYETRIDSVDGEIVGLFGVFDGHGGAQVAEYVKQNLFSNLLRHPKFITDTKSAIADAYNHTDAEFLKSENSQNREAGSTASTAVLVGDRLLVANVGDSRAVICRGGDGRPLILKSVLLSSIMCNGFLYLI
- the LOC135666093 gene encoding probable protein phosphatase 2C 59 isoform X2, which codes for MGYLNSISGLQADGAPVSGGGLSQDGKFGYGYASCPGKRSSMEDFYETRIDSVDGEIVGLFGVFDGHGGAQVAEYVKQNLFSNLLRHPKFITDTKSAIADAYNHTDAEFLKSENSQNREAGSTASTAVLVGDRLLVANVGDSRAVICRGGDAIAVSRDHKPDQTDERAKD